The Bos indicus isolate NIAB-ARS_2022 breed Sahiwal x Tharparkar chromosome 27, NIAB-ARS_B.indTharparkar_mat_pri_1.0, whole genome shotgun sequence genome contains the following window.
TGACCGTGTCTTTTCCAATCTTCTGCAGGACCTGCCAGGCCACAGGGAACCAGAGACACTCAGCCAGGTAGGGGGAGAGGCACCACCTCCAGCTCGCCGCCGCCCCCTTGTGACTGCTGCAGCCACCCTTCCTACCAGCTCTCCCCACCTTGATCTCCTTGACATTGGGATTCCACTCGCCCATGGCCTCCATGCGCTCCACAAGCTCTTCATAAAGCCTCTCCATGGGCTggtccaccaccacctccaaccGGAACACCTTGCCCACGTCAGGGATCACTTTACTCAGCACCTCGTCCCCATTGGCCTGTTGGTGAGGAGAGAGGAGCCCCGGGGAAATGCTAAGAGGAAAAATATTCCCAGTGTAGGACACAGACAGTGCCTGGCAAGGCAGGAAGGGAACAGCCAGGGGAACTCTAGGCTGAACCCGAGGAAGCCTGGAACTGTCTTTGATAAAGGCAGAGGAGGTCCTGTTTCCTGCCACCAGCCTTGTACATGTGCTGAGGACTGGAGAGGTAACCTGCCTGTCCCCTGGGCCCTTTTTTCTTGAGGATCAATGTATTTTCTTAAACATTGACATGTATTTATTCGTCCAGataaaaatcagaattattttgtaaaattttcaacAAACCTGCATTGGGTTTTTGATTGAGATTAACTTGGAGAAAATGAACATGTTTCATTACAGAGTCTTCCCACATCCTGGGGGTAAATGTTGGCAGGGGTGGGTAGGTCCACCTGAGAAGGCCCTTACTTGACTTCAGAAGCTCAAAGATCCAGAGAGAGAGATTCATTTGGGAGTGAAGAAAGTGGTCTGCAACCAGCTAATTtcacacaggtttttttttttgcagtccaATCCCTCATTTTACACCAGAAGGATGTATGGCCAGAGAAGGTCTGCGAGATGCCCCAGGACCCTTAGCAAGAGCAGTGCTGGGCCCAGGTCCCAGATTTCCTGACTCCCAAACTCGTAGTCTGTTAACTCAGAGAACCCGGAGAAGGAAAGACCTCGCCTGAACTTTGGCCAGTGGGCGGCTTGTGAACTGGCCACGGAAATAGAGCCAATTCTCAGCAGAGCCCTCCAAGGACTCAGAAGTCCTTGTTCCCAGTGTCCAGTGAAAGGGCAGTGCTCAGGAGCGGGGCACACCAGagggccttgctgctgctaagtcacttcagttgtgtccgactctgtgtgaccccacagaccgcagcccaccaggctcccccgtccctggaattctccagccaagaacactggagtgggttgccatttccttctccaatgcatgaaagtgaaaagtgaaagtgaagtcgctcagtcatgtctgactcttagcgaccccatggactgcggcctaccaggctcctccgtccatgggattttccaggcaagagtactggagtggggtgccattgccttcttcccagAGGGCCTTGGCCCCCTGTATTCCAGACCAGCCCTGTCACAGGTGAACCCAGGTCACTCCTGCAAGGTCAGCCAGGAGGTGGGCTAAGGGTGCTTCAGCCCTGGCACTTCTGACCAGAGGATGAGGCCTCTCCTGACCCTAGAATCCCCACTGCATGATCTGAATGGGTGTACAGCACATCCTGGAGGGGAGCTAAAGACACGGGGATAGCTTttttcaaactcaagtctccagAACATCTTTGATGGGGGACAAGAGTATCTGGGGGTATATTCTTGGGAAAGAAGAATTCACACtgcttactggggcttccctggtgactcagcggtaaagaatctacctgccagtgcaggagacatgggttcaatccctggtttgggaagatcccacatgccggggcaaccaagcccatgcaccacaactattgagcctgtggcTTTACAGCGCAGTAgctccaactactgaagctcgctcaccctagagcctgtgctctgcaatgagagacaccatggcaatgagaagcccttgtaccgcaactagagagcaaccCCTGCTCGCTTTAACTAGAGAAAGCGAGGAGATGCTCCCAGCAATGAAGACTGAGggcagccaaattaaaaacaaaaacaaaaacaaaaaactgcttgCTGTCCAGTGACTACTGCTCAAGGCTGGACTTCTGAGAGGAGCAGAGTCTGCAGCTGGCCTTGAGAATGGTACCGTAACATCGAGGAGCTGTGGGTTCCTCCGTGGCCCCCTTACCTGCCGGCTCTCCTTCTTCCAGCCCTCCTGGTCTTTGAGGATGCCCAGGGCCCTCTGCATGGCCTCCTCTCCCTGCTGGATATAGGCCAGCTCTTGGTCGCTGTAGAGAGGGTCTTCCAGCTGAGAACCTGGATGCAAAGCCAAGGAGACACTGAGCTTCTAGCCTCCCACCAGTTTCACCCTTTGGATCCCGGAAGAGCCCAGACCAAAGTCACAGGGTCCCAGCCGGCAGGTTGAGTTAGACACAGAGGTCTGGCTGTGAACAACGCCATTCCCATAGAGGGAGTGAGgaaggtggaggggtggggggacggGGTCTGGGGGatcacagccacacacacagcgCTTGCACCCGGGAGCCCCCTGCTACTGGCAGAAGCCCAGAAACCTCAGCTCTTACCTAGGAGAGAGCCGCGACGCCGAACCTGGTTAATCCACGCAGCTGGGGCCGGGCCCCCTAGGGCCCTCCGGTTCAGCTCCTGGCCGATGGCCAGCACAGCCTGCTGCTGCAGCCCTGCCAAAAACGGAGGGAAATCATTGCTTAGGAGCAGGAAAGCTCCTCTTAGAGATGGACCCTTCCACCCTTCCTCTCATCACAGAGGAGGAAGCCGGCCTGGAGGGAAAGTGACTTGATCGGGAAGGATTCCCAGAGGGATGACTCCAGGGCCCAGAAACCTGCTTTCTGTCTCACTGGCCCCACCTGAAGGTGGGGGCCACACCCAGGCTGGCTGAAGTTGCCCAACCAAAACATCCCAGTGTTGCAGACACCCTGTCCCCTGAGGTCTGTGAGAATAACTGCTCCGTGTGCCTGGGGGGGTCTTGCTGAGAGAACAGTCCCATGCTGGTGCAGTTCTCCCAGTGCAGCTTCTATCTAAACAGTAGCCAGCCGAGCCCAATGTAATTGGAAAGGACTCATTTAGATTGCTCTGTGGCCCCTTGAGGGGATTGACTCAAATGACCCTGGGTCCTGCAGGCACTGATTTCCACCTCCAGCTGGAGGTATTTAAGGCGCATACTCCCAACTGTATGATGCTGATAAAGAGGCCCCCCCACGCCCCCCACGTGCTCTTGTCCTActcccctttcttctctccctctcccccacccatcAGCTCTCAGGCTTGCCAACATGGGGGCTTGGAGTCGGGGCTCCCCCCACTGCCACTGTAGCCAGGATTTCCCTGGCACCCTTGGTACCCATCCTAGAGGAAGGCAAAGTCAGGTAGAAGCCAAGACGGCTTGGAGCCCTGCAGAGGATGCCAGGGATGACCGAGCCTGGAAGGCACCTTCGTGTCCAGCTCAATTCTTCAGTGAGGGGGTAGTTGGGGGCCGTTGAGGTGCAGAAGGTGAGAGGCTTGCCCAGGCTGCCTCAATGAGAGGCACAGCTGGGGCCAGACCCTGAGAGGCCTGCCCCCGAGGTGTGCCCTTTCCCCACTAGACACTGCAGAGCCCCTGGCCGCCCAGACAGGGTCCCGGGAGCTCACCCTTCATGCTGCGCACATGTCTGTAGGAGCTTCCGGCACACAGCTTAAACGTCGCGAGAAGCATCTTTCCTGGCAGTAGGGGCAGGTGTGGAGTCTGGCGGGGATGCTGAGGGCTCCTGCTGTGGCCTCTGGTCCCGGAGGATGGCTGCTCCTGTGCTTCCTCAGCCTGACAGGGTTGTGGCCTCGGGCCCTGCAGCTGCGGCCAGATGATGTGTTTCTGAGCCTTAAATACCTCCAGCTGAAGGCTGTGTTTCATCATCGGGAGATAAAAAAGCCATCACTCAGCGTGGAAAAGAAGGCACCAAGGATAGAGAGATTGCCTCACCAGGAGTCTTTGGCCATTTGCGGGGagctggggtggagagggagggtgcagaaaggggaagggaggtTGATCCTGACCGGGATGGATggaggggagagaaaagggagaagcaGTGGTCAAggcaatttagaaaaaaagtgCGCACATGTGACATCGGTTGGCCAGCAGCCTGCTGTTTAGAGTGTGGCTCTGCAGCTGCACCgcgccccacccctgcccccccccaccgcccaccACTCAGAAACTCCAGGTTCAGTAGGTCCAGAATTGAGACTGTGaaagctgcattttaaaaaacaattccaAAGTGATTGCCATGAAGGTATTCTATGAACTGTACTCTAGGCTTTGAGAAACTCTGCCCAGGTAGAGTGCTCAGGGCATCTGCTGGGAGCTGGCAGAGGCCACCCCACCCCAGTTCTACACGAATCAAGTCATTGCCCCTGTGGTCACTGACCTATAGTAATCATGAAAAGAAATTAGGAATAAGATAAGGATGAGGCAATTTGTGCTCTAGGGAAAACTAGTCCTTCGATAGTTATCAATAttatcatgttttgtttttttggctgcactgtgcaaaAAACAGGCGAAATGAGTCCTTAGAGAGTTAacaatattatcattttttttggctgcaccatgagtcgtgtggaatcttagttccccatccagggatcgaacccctgcccTCTTCATTGGGAGCACAGCGTCTTAAcccccagaccaccagggaagcctcaatatTATAACATTATCAAGAGAAATTTTTTATGAGTTT
Protein-coding sequences here:
- the STAR gene encoding steroidogenic acute regulatory protein, mitochondrial, with the translated sequence MLLATFKLCAGSSYRHVRSMKGLQQQAVLAIGQELNRRALGGPAPAAWINQVRRRGSLLGSQLEDPLYSDQELAYIQQGEEAMQRALGILKDQEGWKKESRQANGDEVLSKVIPDVGKVFRLEVVVDQPMERLYEELVERMEAMGEWNPNVKEIKVLQKIGKDTVITHELAAEAAGNLVGPRDFVSVRCTKRRGSMCVLAGMATLYEEMPQQKGVIRAEHGPTCMVLRPLAGSPSRTKLTWLLSIDLKGWLPKTIINQVLSQTQVDFANHLRKRLESCPALEARC